From the Chloroflexota bacterium genome, the window ACCGTGCTGCTGCAATTCAGCTGCGATTTCGACGAGATATCGTCGCTCATAGGGCGTAGACATCGGTCCGGTACAATACACTTTCACTGTCTCACCCCTCCAGCTCTTTGCGCCATCGTTCTAGCTGAACGACAATCTCCCTCAGCTCCTGGCATACCTTTCCTACCCTCTCTATGCAGCCCAAAGAGAAGAGGTTCAAAAATTGTTCTGCCCCAGCCGCTCGTCGGCGATAAGCCCGAGAGTCGCTCAGCAAACCAAGGATTCCCTTTTTCGATGGATCGTTTTGCATCAGGACATAGAAAATACCAATCTCGCAAGCGGTGCCGCTGCTTATATCTGGCCCATCCAGTAAAGCGACGACGGCATTGGCTTCGGACAAGCCTCCATAATCAGCTATAAAGACTTGCTCTGCCGTTGGGGGACGTCCGGTAGTGATCCGTGTTTCTCCGTGTTCGTGGGGCACAAAACACTCAAAACCGTGATCCCTCAAGATCTTGGCGTTGTGGGAAGTGAATTCCCGCTGATAGGGAGTAAAAAGTGGCCCAGCACAGTAGATCTTCACCGTCTCCTCCTTACTTATAAGTAGCGAACAGGGACTGGCGAATCTGGTCGATGGTGGATATAGCATCGTGTCGTCGAACAGCTGCCAAAACCTCCTTAGCGTTAAGCCCTTGTGCCACCTGGTCCATAGCCTTAACGTTCCTTATGCTTAACTCCAAGGCCTTTCGCGGGTCTTCCCGTGTCGGGAACTGATCCAACGAATACCAACCATCGTAACCTATCTGTCGCAGCCAAAAGAGCAATTCCAAGAATTCAGCGAAGTGGACGGTGCCCACAACCATATCCCAATCCCAATCGCCATAGTTATCGTTAAGGTGCAGGTGAAATAGGCGGTTGTGCTTGTGCAGGATCACCGCCCACTCCGCAGGATTTTCGTAGGCCATAAAGGCGTGACCTGTATCCAAATTGGCGCCCACGTTAGGTAGGCCGACGGTGTTGGCCAGGAGCAACACCTTGGCAATACTGCCCAGAGCGCTATGCGTTCTGGGCTCCTTCAGCTTGGACTCAAGGCAGATCTTCACCTGGGGGTTATGACGGGCGCACTCATTCACGCCCTCAACCAACAACTCCCAGATTCGGCCGTGATCAACCTGGAGGGGATAATCATAGCCATCCTGCCCCATCCACAGGTTGATTCGGTTTGCCCCCAGCTCCTTAGCGATATCCATCGCCTCTTTTATTAACCCGATAGCATCTGCCCTGATGCGTTCATCCGGATTGGTCAAGGAGCCGTTTTGCCATTTGGCCTCTCCGCTGAGAGCCGGGCTCACCACAGAACAGTCCAATCCGTTATCTTTCAGGTAATCCTTAACCCTGGGTACATCCGTTTCCCTAAACAGGCTGGGGTAGTGCAGCTCGACCCCATTCAATCCA encodes:
- a CDS encoding nucleoside 2-deoxyribosyltransferase; amino-acid sequence: MKIYCAGPLFTPYQREFTSHNAKILRDHGFECFVPHEHGETRITTGRPPTAEQVFIADYGGLSEANAVVALLDGPDISSGTACEIGIFYVLMQNDPSKKGILGLLSDSRAYRRRAAGAEQFLNLFSLGCIERVGKVCQELREIVVQLERWRKELEG
- a CDS encoding sugar phosphate isomerase/epimerase: MKWSTNLIPFSPCIDRFCTGGYRPPISLKERIELAAQIDGLNGVELHYPSLFRETDVPRVKDYLKDNGLDCSVVSPALSGEAKWQNGSLTNPDERIRADAIGLIKEAMDIAKELGANRINLWMGQDGYDYPLQVDHGRIWELLVEGVNECARHNPQVKICLESKLKEPRTHSALGSIAKVLLLANTVGLPNVGANLDTGHAFMAYENPAEWAVILHKHNRLFHLHLNDNYGDWDWDMVVGTVHFAEFLELLFWLRQIGYDGWYSLDQFPTREDPRKALELSIRNVKAMDQVAQGLNAKEVLAAVRRHDAISTIDQIRQSLFATYK